In Bacillus sp. Cs-700, one genomic interval encodes:
- a CDS encoding response regulator, whose translation MKKILIVDDQYGIRVLLSELFKKEGYQTLQAANGMTAIELVKQECPDLVILDLKMPGMDGLEVFKNLKKLNEGVQVIFMTAYGELQLVQEFMKLGAITHFAKPFDIEEVCRTVKRVVPLDTKEMARTK comes from the coding sequence ATGAAGAAAATATTAATTGTGGACGACCAGTATGGCATTCGCGTGTTGTTAAGCGAACTATTTAAGAAAGAAGGGTACCAAACGCTCCAAGCTGCGAACGGTATGACAGCCATTGAGCTTGTGAAACAAGAATGTCCCGACCTTGTAATCCTCGATTTAAAAATGCCCGGTATGGACGGATTGGAAGTATTTAAAAACCTGAAGAAGCTTAATGAAGGTGTTCAAGTTATCTTTATGACGGCTTATGGTGAGTTACAGCTTGTACAAGAATTTATGAAGCTTGGTGCGATCACTCATTTTGCAAAACCGTTTGACATAGAAGAAGTATGTCGAACCGTTAAACGTGTTGTTCCACTTGATACAAAAGAAATGGCACGCACCAAATGA
- a CDS encoding NTP transferase domain-containing protein codes for MLTGVILAGGPNDYVYGRHRSLLPHHGETLIQFQIKEMRKIVDEMIVVTNTPRDLLPFVPPDTRIITDFFQNKGPLGGLHAGISLARTDVVWVIESDNLAPSTRIASRLIKNVLKFDVEGALPVFNGVLKPFEGVYRTNTKTRLTDLLQAENTTTSTFLKSINTSSVIIQPDMLSLK; via the coding sequence ATGCTAACAGGAGTTATTTTAGCCGGGGGGCCAAATGATTATGTCTACGGTCGCCACAGATCCCTTCTACCACATCATGGTGAAACGCTTATTCAGTTTCAGATTAAAGAAATGCGTAAAATTGTTGATGAAATGATTGTTGTAACGAATACACCTAGAGACTTACTTCCCTTCGTGCCACCAGATACACGCATCATTACAGATTTTTTTCAAAACAAAGGTCCTCTAGGTGGTTTACATGCCGGGATTTCACTCGCTAGGACGGATGTCGTATGGGTCATCGAATCAGATAATCTTGCCCCGTCTACTCGCATCGCAAGTAGATTGATAAAGAACGTATTGAAATTTGATGTAGAAGGTGCTCTTCCTGTTTTTAATGGGGTTCTAAAACCATTTGAAGGAGTTTATAGGACAAACACAAAAACACGCCTAACAGATTTGCTTCAAGCAGAAAATACCACCACTTCCACTTTTCTAAAAAGCATTAATACTTCTTCAGTAATCATTCAACCTGATATGCTCTCCCTCAAATAG
- a CDS encoding TIGR00266 family protein, whose amino-acid sequence MNNHEIDFKLYGDDMQFVEVELDPGETVVAEAGSLMMMEDHIEMETIFGDGSERQSGLVGKLFSAGKRVLTGESLFMTAFTNEGKVKKHVSFASPYPGKIIPMDLSEWEGKIICQKDAFLAAAKGVSVGIELQRKLGTGFFGGEGFIMQKLEGDGLAFVHAGGTIHKKVLQPGETLRLDTGCLVAMTGDVDYNIEFVKGVKTALFGGEGLFFATLRGPGTVWVQSLPFSRLASRVFAAMPQTPGGSKGEGSMAKGLFDMFNGD is encoded by the coding sequence ATGAATAATCACGAAATTGACTTTAAATTATACGGGGATGATATGCAGTTTGTGGAAGTAGAATTAGATCCAGGAGAGACGGTTGTAGCCGAAGCGGGAAGCCTGATGATGATGGAAGATCATATTGAAATGGAAACGATTTTTGGGGATGGAAGTGAACGACAAAGTGGCTTAGTAGGTAAGTTGTTTAGTGCAGGAAAACGAGTACTTACAGGCGAGAGTCTCTTTATGACGGCTTTTACGAATGAAGGAAAAGTGAAAAAGCACGTATCTTTTGCTTCGCCTTATCCGGGCAAGATCATCCCAATGGATTTAAGTGAATGGGAAGGAAAAATCATTTGCCAAAAAGATGCTTTTCTTGCTGCAGCTAAAGGGGTATCTGTAGGAATTGAACTTCAAAGGAAGTTAGGTACAGGTTTCTTTGGCGGAGAAGGGTTTATAATGCAGAAGCTCGAAGGAGATGGTTTAGCTTTCGTTCATGCTGGAGGGACCATACATAAAAAAGTACTTCAACCAGGTGAAACGCTCCGTCTTGATACAGGGTGTTTAGTAGCCATGACAGGCGATGTGGATTATAACATCGAATTTGTAAAAGGGGTGAAAACGGCTTTGTTTGGTGGAGAAGGCTTGTTTTTTGCAACGCTTAGAGGTCCAGGAACGGTTTGGGTTCAATCCCTACCATTTAGTCGCTTAGCAAGTCGCGTGTTTGCTGCAATGCCACAAACGCCAGGTGGTAGTAAAGGGGAAGGTAGTATGGCAAAAGGACTCTTTGATATGTTTAATGGAGATTGA
- a CDS encoding cytochrome c oxidase subunit II, with translation MHMHKLERLWLMIGSGALILFLLVIGVNAFAMGHTPPSDNEILDPTQVDLTAPFDDPGLKKIGENEYELVLVAQAFTFQSKDEIKIPEGATVHFKVTSKDVVHGFQIPKTNVNMMITPGHINTITHTFDEAGQFLILCNEYCGVGHQAMGVPLEVIK, from the coding sequence ATGCACATGCATAAATTAGAAAGGCTGTGGCTCATGATTGGAAGTGGAGCACTGATTCTTTTTTTATTGGTAATTGGTGTGAACGCTTTCGCAATGGGTCATACACCGCCAAGTGATAATGAGATTCTTGATCCAACTCAAGTCGATTTAACGGCACCTTTCGATGATCCAGGCTTAAAAAAGATAGGTGAGAATGAATATGAATTGGTTCTAGTTGCTCAAGCATTCACATTTCAATCGAAAGATGAAATAAAAATACCTGAAGGGGCAACTGTCCATTTTAAAGTAACGAGTAAAGATGTGGTACATGGATTTCAAATTCCGAAAACGAATGTGAATATGATGATTACACCAGGTCATATCAATACCATTACTCATACGTTTGATGAAGCAGGGCAGTTTCTCATTTTATGTAATGAATATTGTGGAGTTGGTCACCAGGCCATGGGTGTGCCACTGGAGGTGATAAAATGA
- a CDS encoding CapA family protein → MKRRSLLLIILLISVGGFVFWLSSQKEDPKNTSDLLAYRNLTQYSNDSTLETSSLTLAAIGDILIHDRVYEKAVEAGKYNFNPMLQNVQNQLQDADITIANQETVIGGTSIGLSSYPSFNSPTEVGDALKMSGVDIVSMANNHTLDRGEKAIQNAIQHWKKIGLLYTGSYLSKEDRNQIRTIEHNGISLAFLSYTYGTNGIRPPANKPHLVNYIDKNVMRQDIQNAKKQADGVVVSVHFGTEYERYPNKTQLKISSFLAEAGADLILGHHPHVLQPLEWIETKDKRDVLVAYSLGNFWSGQKDDYKDIGGILKVEFSKEQFRGKTTFSVTSPSFTPTFVDQNYHVHPLIEAKPERLEEINNHMKKWIPSLKVPKL, encoded by the coding sequence ATGAAAAGAAGGTCGCTATTACTCATCATTCTTTTGATTTCTGTTGGAGGTTTCGTCTTTTGGCTATCCAGTCAAAAGGAAGATCCAAAGAACACATCAGATCTCCTTGCTTATCGCAACCTAACACAATACTCTAATGATAGTACACTTGAAACTTCTTCTTTAACACTTGCAGCAATTGGAGATATTTTAATCCACGATCGCGTCTATGAAAAAGCAGTTGAGGCAGGGAAGTATAATTTTAATCCGATGCTTCAAAACGTACAAAACCAATTGCAAGATGCAGACATAACCATTGCCAATCAAGAAACAGTAATAGGCGGAACCTCAATTGGCCTTTCTTCTTATCCTTCTTTTAACAGTCCTACCGAAGTTGGCGACGCCCTAAAAATGTCCGGAGTCGATATCGTCTCAATGGCGAACAATCATACATTAGACCGAGGAGAAAAGGCCATCCAAAATGCGATTCAACATTGGAAAAAAATCGGTTTACTTTATACAGGAAGCTACTTATCCAAAGAAGATAGGAATCAAATTCGAACGATCGAACATAATGGCATTTCGTTAGCATTTCTTTCTTATACCTATGGAACGAACGGTATACGTCCTCCGGCTAATAAGCCGCACCTCGTTAACTACATTGATAAAAACGTGATGAGACAAGATATACAAAATGCCAAAAAGCAAGCAGATGGTGTCGTTGTAAGCGTACATTTTGGAACTGAATATGAACGCTATCCAAATAAAACACAATTGAAGATAAGTTCATTTCTAGCTGAGGCAGGAGCTGACCTTATTTTGGGCCACCACCCTCACGTGCTTCAACCACTAGAATGGATTGAAACAAAAGACAAACGAGATGTACTCGTCGCTTATTCACTTGGTAACTTTTGGTCTGGCCAGAAGGATGATTACAAAGATATTGGTGGCATTTTGAAAGTGGAGTTTTCCAAAGAGCAATTTAGAGGAAAAACGACGTTTTCAGTCACTTCTCCCTCTTTCACACCAACGTTTGTTGATCAGAACTATCACGTTCATCCTCTTATAGAAGCCAAGCCTGAGCGACTAGAGGAAATAAACAATCATATGAAAAAATGGATCCCAAGCCTAAAAGTCCCTAAACTCTAA
- a CDS encoding cytochrome c oxidase subunit 2A gives MGVLEEKKETVRKVVTTKEGPNLKGTMIAVMLLGGFIVLSWFSVYWLYMVRL, from the coding sequence ATGGGGGTTCTTGAGGAGAAAAAAGAAACGGTGCGAAAAGTCGTTACGACAAAGGAAGGACCAAACTTGAAAGGAACGATGATTGCTGTCATGTTGCTTGGGGGTTTTATTGTCCTGTCCTGGTTTAGCGTCTACTGGCTATATATGGTTCGTCTTTAG
- a CDS encoding SDR family oxidoreductase produces MAIRYAKREIRVNVISPAPIDTPLARKLYGSEEVFQRAFKQHPRGSFGSPLEIAKAVYFLSSEDASYINGHNLVVDGGYTLS; encoded by the coding sequence ATGGCAATTCGTTATGCGAAGCGAGAAATTCGTGTGAATGTCATTTCTCCTGCCCCCATTGATACTCCTCTTGCAAGAAAGTTATATGGTTCGGAAGAAGTATTTCAGAGAGCTTTCAAACAGCATCCAAGGGGTTCATTTGGATCACCACTTGAAATCGCCAAAGCCGTATACTTTTTATCTAGCGAGGATGCAAGTTATATTAATGGGCACAATCTCGTCGTAGACGGTGGGTACACGCTATCGTAA
- the proC gene encoding pyrroline-5-carboxylate reductase: MLKKPNILFIGAGRMAEAIFSGLKQSDTIGKITISNQSDQTRLAHLKETYNVETGIWQEVISTHDVVILAMPPAAHPNVLKELSSKVTEQFVITVAAGIGPSILEASLPGVPTAWIMPNTAADIGESMSLFACGNEVREEHREVLQTILDAIGESEELTEEQIHDLTAVTGSAPAFVYQFAEALEKTAQSYGLSSEVSRKLVMQMIFGSASMLKDGRKAGDLRDQVTTPGGATAAGLEVLENAEFSQLLHKAVLAVNHKALEQSK, translated from the coding sequence ATGTTGAAGAAACCGAATATCTTGTTTATTGGTGCAGGACGAATGGCCGAGGCTATTTTTTCTGGACTTAAGCAGTCAGATACGATTGGTAAAATTACGATTTCAAATCAGTCTGATCAAACGAGATTGGCTCATTTGAAAGAAACGTATAACGTGGAAACAGGTATATGGCAAGAGGTTATTTCGACACATGATGTTGTGATATTAGCGATGCCTCCTGCAGCTCATCCTAATGTTCTCAAGGAACTTTCTAGTAAAGTAACTGAGCAATTTGTGATTACGGTAGCTGCAGGGATTGGGCCTTCTATTTTAGAAGCTTCCTTGCCAGGTGTTCCAACAGCGTGGATTATGCCGAACACTGCAGCTGATATTGGCGAGTCAATGTCACTGTTTGCTTGCGGGAATGAGGTAAGGGAAGAACATCGAGAAGTGCTACAAACCATTTTAGATGCTATTGGTGAATCCGAAGAGTTAACAGAAGAACAGATTCATGACTTAACAGCGGTTACGGGAAGTGCACCTGCTTTTGTTTACCAATTCGCTGAGGCGTTAGAAAAGACGGCGCAATCCTATGGTTTATCATCGGAAGTATCTAGAAAGCTCGTGATGCAAATGATCTTTGGTTCAGCTTCGATGCTTAAAGATGGGCGGAAGGCAGGAGACCTTCGTGATCAAGTCACTACCCCAGGCGGCGCGACAGCTGCAGGACTTGAAGTTCTAGAAAATGCTGAATTTAGTCAACTTTTGCATAAGGCGGTACTAGCAGTAAATCATAAAGCTTTAGAACAATCAAAGTAA
- a CDS encoding DEAD/DEAH box helicase, with the protein MTMFNQHPFLSENWQAAGFTNFSDVQEQAIPRILNGEDLLVEAPTGTGKTLAYLLPIMQKLDPTKKNTQAVVLAPTRELAMQVFEVAQKFLKGSEMTAASMIGGAAIKRQLDKLKKHPQLIVGTPNRVAELIDMKKLKMNEVTSIVADEADQVLHPSTMEDVSYICQSALRDCQLLFFSATLSDKVLMQAKKLSDNPSVLSIKATAEEKKAIDHSYYVTNRREKPELLRKLARKDGVKALAFVNNSNYLSRLKDILATKKISFDVLDSSTNKTERKNVLNRFRNDQIQLLLTTDLAARGLDIDNITHVFHYDLSEDARTYLHRSGRTGRMGKEGSVVTLLLPGEEKYLEKITQKLDLELTRKNAPAPKSRKRK; encoded by the coding sequence ATGACAATGTTTAATCAACACCCCTTTCTTTCGGAAAACTGGCAAGCTGCCGGCTTTACAAATTTCTCAGATGTCCAAGAACAGGCAATTCCTCGTATCTTGAACGGTGAGGATTTACTTGTAGAAGCACCCACTGGTACCGGAAAGACGCTAGCTTACCTTTTACCTATTATGCAAAAGCTTGATCCAACCAAGAAAAATACACAGGCGGTCGTACTTGCGCCAACTCGGGAACTTGCCATGCAAGTTTTTGAAGTCGCTCAAAAGTTTTTAAAAGGTAGTGAAATGACAGCTGCTTCGATGATCGGGGGAGCTGCGATTAAACGCCAATTAGACAAGCTCAAAAAACACCCGCAACTCATCGTTGGGACGCCAAACCGAGTGGCTGAATTGATCGATATGAAGAAACTTAAGATGAATGAGGTTACCAGTATCGTAGCGGATGAAGCCGATCAGGTGCTACACCCTTCTACAATGGAAGATGTTTCTTACATCTGTCAATCTGCCCTTAGAGACTGTCAGCTTCTTTTCTTCTCAGCTACTCTTAGCGATAAAGTACTCATGCAAGCGAAAAAGCTGTCTGATAATCCATCAGTATTAAGCATTAAAGCAACTGCTGAAGAGAAGAAAGCCATTGATCATAGTTATTACGTAACCAACCGTCGTGAAAAACCAGAACTACTTCGAAAGCTAGCACGTAAAGATGGCGTTAAAGCTCTAGCCTTTGTTAACAATAGCAACTATCTTTCGCGTTTAAAGGACATTCTTGCAACGAAAAAAATTTCATTCGATGTATTGGATAGTTCCACAAACAAGACTGAAAGAAAAAATGTTCTAAATCGTTTTCGAAACGATCAGATTCAACTTTTGTTAACGACTGACCTTGCTGCAAGAGGTTTGGATATTGATAACATTACCCATGTCTTCCACTACGATTTATCCGAGGACGCAAGAACTTATCTTCATCGTTCAGGAAGAACAGGCCGAATGGGGAAAGAAGGATCGGTTGTCACTCTACTACTTCCTGGTGAAGAGAAATACCTCGAGAAAATCACCCAGAAACTAGATCTTGAATTAACAAGAAAGAATGCGCCAGCTCCTAAATCTCGCAAGCGTAAGTAA
- a CDS encoding divergent PAP2 family protein: MKKMNKGMNLALSAIVLAQGLKILTHKATSGKWDWRPLFQTGGMPSSHSAGVSALATYTALKTGKESIETALAVVFGVIVMYDAQGIRRHTGEIARLVNDLDEDFELLSGHYPDLFHPRRDVELNELLGHQPAEVGGGALLGIALGFFGYFSKK, encoded by the coding sequence GTGAAGAAAATGAATAAAGGTATGAACCTGGCACTTTCAGCGATTGTTCTTGCACAGGGACTAAAAATACTGACACACAAAGCAACGTCAGGCAAGTGGGATTGGCGCCCTCTCTTTCAAACAGGAGGAATGCCAAGTTCTCATTCTGCAGGTGTGTCCGCACTAGCTACTTACACAGCTTTAAAAACAGGAAAAGAATCGATTGAGACTGCTCTTGCTGTTGTTTTTGGAGTCATTGTTATGTACGATGCTCAAGGAATTAGACGACACACAGGTGAGATCGCTCGGCTTGTTAATGACCTTGATGAAGATTTTGAGCTCTTATCAGGACATTACCCCGATCTGTTTCATCCAAGGCGCGATGTAGAACTGAATGAATTACTTGGTCATCAGCCCGCAGAGGTAGGCGGGGGTGCCTTACTCGGCATAGCACTTGGATTTTTCGGGTATTTTTCAAAAAAATAA
- a CDS encoding b(o/a)3-type cytochrome-c oxidase subunit 1: protein MKNELVVDRYDAKLSMAHLYIAFAAVLLGGIAGLLQTLVRSGTIQLPAGIGYYQLLTAHGILLALVFTTYFIIGFFYAGMSRTMGKFYDQPYRMGWLGYIVMTIGTALTTVMVLLNEGTVLYTFYAPLKASPWFYIGLTLFIVGTWLAGGAMCHQYYIWKKVTHKKISPLFSFMAVMTMVLWFVATIGVAVSVIFQFIPWSFGWVDEINILLSRTLFWYFGHPLVYFWLLPAYVCWYVIIPEIIGGKIFSDSLARLSFVLFLLFSIPVGFHHQLLESGISPFWKYLQVVLTFMVIVPSLMTAFSLFASFEIAGRKKGAKGLFGWFRALPWKDARFFAPMVGMLIFIPAGAGGIINASNQMNQIVHNTLWVTGHFHLTVASSVALTFFGIAYWLIPHLTGRVLTGRMHQMANLQTILWAIGMFFMSGAMHTVGLLGAPRRTAYTTYQEHPDALGWIPYEVTMAVGGSILFIAILLLMYIITDLAFFAPKGKEDFPIGEVAEAAEKTPVILENWRLWLGIATVLILVAYTVPVIHMIEHAPPGSPGYKFW from the coding sequence ATGAAGAACGAATTAGTAGTTGATCGATATGATGCAAAGCTTAGTATGGCTCATTTGTATATCGCTTTTGCAGCCGTCCTATTAGGTGGGATTGCAGGACTTTTACAAACACTTGTTAGAAGTGGGACGATCCAACTTCCAGCAGGGATAGGTTATTATCAGCTGTTAACCGCTCATGGTATTTTACTTGCACTTGTATTTACAACTTATTTTATTATTGGTTTTTTCTATGCCGGCATGAGTAGAACAATGGGGAAATTCTATGACCAACCTTACCGGATGGGATGGCTTGGTTACATTGTAATGACAATTGGAACGGCGCTTACAACAGTGATGGTTCTTTTAAATGAAGGTACGGTTCTTTATACCTTTTATGCCCCTTTAAAAGCTTCCCCGTGGTTCTATATTGGTCTTACGTTATTTATTGTTGGTACCTGGTTAGCGGGCGGCGCGATGTGTCATCAATATTACATTTGGAAAAAGGTAACTCATAAAAAGATATCTCCTTTGTTCAGCTTTATGGCTGTTATGACAATGGTTTTGTGGTTTGTCGCTACGATTGGTGTCGCCGTTTCCGTAATCTTTCAATTCATTCCGTGGTCATTTGGATGGGTTGATGAAATTAACATTCTACTAAGTCGAACGCTTTTCTGGTATTTTGGTCACCCGCTCGTGTACTTCTGGCTTTTACCTGCCTATGTGTGCTGGTATGTCATTATTCCAGAAATTATTGGTGGGAAAATTTTCAGTGACTCTTTAGCTCGTTTATCTTTCGTGCTCTTCTTACTGTTTTCTATTCCTGTAGGCTTCCATCATCAGTTACTCGAATCAGGAATCTCTCCGTTTTGGAAGTATTTACAGGTTGTGTTAACGTTCATGGTTATCGTTCCTTCTCTGATGACTGCCTTCTCACTGTTTGCTAGTTTTGAAATAGCAGGACGAAAAAAAGGAGCAAAAGGATTATTTGGTTGGTTTCGTGCATTACCATGGAAGGATGCAAGATTCTTTGCACCGATGGTTGGTATGCTCATCTTCATTCCTGCAGGTGCGGGAGGAATCATTAATGCTAGTAACCAAATGAACCAGATTGTTCATAATACGTTGTGGGTTACAGGGCATTTCCATCTTACTGTTGCTTCGAGTGTGGCGCTTACGTTTTTTGGAATAGCCTATTGGCTTATCCCACATCTTACCGGTCGCGTATTAACAGGAAGAATGCATCAAATGGCAAATCTACAAACGATCCTATGGGCGATTGGCATGTTCTTTATGTCAGGGGCTATGCATACAGTTGGCTTGCTTGGTGCACCGAGACGAACAGCTTATACGACATACCAGGAGCATCCTGATGCATTAGGGTGGATTCCTTATGAAGTAACAATGGCGGTGGGTGGTTCCATTCTTTTTATTGCTATTTTACTCTTAATGTATATTATTACTGATCTTGCTTTTTTCGCTCCAAAAGGCAAAGAAGACTTTCCGATTGGAGAAGTGGCGGAGGCGGCCGAAAAAACACCAGTCATTTTAGAAAATTGGCGGCTGTGGCTTGGCATCGCAACTGTGCTTATCCTTGTAGCTTATACCGTACCAGTCATTCATATGATTGAACACGCTCCCCCAGGTTCTCCTGGATATAAGTTCTGGTAA
- a CDS encoding Crp/Fnr family transcriptional regulator has translation MKVTCPVAMMNNGSYNTQSFSNQNFVKLEELMYEQQVKRGEKIYWEGNDCNHLYYLKSGAVKLTKSSDEGKDLVLYHFQAGDLFGEIGDDSHVLNSFSAEAMTDCSLGVIQQKDLETILWQNGDLAVEFMKWMGYMQRFTQTKLRDLMFFGKHGALASTLIRIANTYGIEEGDTIRMTTKFTNTEIADLIGATRETVNRMLNQLKKDHIIAYENGTIMIKDLKQLKAICHCEGCPKNICRL, from the coding sequence ATGAAGGTTACATGTCCAGTTGCGATGATGAATAATGGAAGTTACAATACTCAGTCTTTTTCTAATCAAAATTTTGTGAAATTAGAAGAGTTAATGTATGAACAGCAGGTGAAACGTGGTGAAAAGATCTACTGGGAAGGAAACGACTGCAATCATCTATATTATTTAAAAAGCGGAGCAGTGAAACTTACGAAAAGTTCAGATGAGGGTAAGGACCTCGTTCTCTACCACTTTCAGGCAGGCGATCTTTTTGGGGAAATTGGAGATGATAGCCACGTTCTTAATAGCTTTAGTGCAGAAGCCATGACGGATTGCAGTCTTGGCGTCATTCAACAAAAAGACCTTGAAACAATCCTCTGGCAAAACGGTGATCTGGCGGTTGAATTTATGAAATGGATGGGGTATATGCAGCGTTTTACGCAAACGAAACTGCGTGATTTAATGTTTTTTGGAAAGCACGGAGCTCTTGCCTCAACATTGATTCGAATCGCAAACACATACGGTATTGAAGAAGGGGATACCATTCGAATGACTACAAAGTTTACGAATACGGAAATTGCTGATTTAATTGGCGCCACGCGCGAAACGGTCAATCGCATGTTAAATCAATTAAAGAAGGATCACATCATTGCTTACGAAAATGGCACCATCATGATTAAAGATCTTAAACAGCTAAAAGCAATATGTCATTGTGAAGGCTGTCCTAAAAACATATGTCGGTTATAA